The genomic stretch ACAGCCATCCCAGAAGGACGTCAAGTGCCTCGAGCTTTCTCTCTTTTACAGCAATATGGACTGCAGATTGGAACTTATTCGTCAAATCATCAATTGCATTTGGGCAAACACACAGGAATTCAGCCAAAAGTtccaaattattttcttttactgCATGATGCAGAGCGGTCATCCTTTCCCTCCCTTTTACTCGGATGAGCTCAGCGTCTAATTTTATTAAGGCTAGTGCAGTTTCatttttcctcctcctcctctcttcAGGTTCATCTGCTTCATCTATAATTGCCCCATGAAGAGGGCTTAGCCCTTGAGGGTTCAGCTTCCTACCAAATGATGGCATCAATGTCATTAGTTCAATGGCAAAATCGACTTGGCCTGCTTTTGCAGCTTCGTGCAAAGGAGTGTGAACAAATTGGACTTTGTTGAAGCTGTCCAAAATCTCAGGATCCTTCTCAATGAGCTTATACAAGGCATCAATGTTTCCCTCTCCACTGGCAGCCTTAAGAGCTTCCTCCATGAATTGTTTCTCTCTTCCTAACTACTTGGGGCTTCTATAGATGTTGCTTAGCCTAATTTAAGTATGATAGATCAGTAGTATGGTTTAGAAAAAGCAGCAAAGTATAGAAAGAAATAGTGGTTCAACAACTATTGCTAGTATCTAGCTCGTTATAGAATATTAAACTTGCTTGTGGGGGGGATAAAGACAATAATAAAGCTGTAAAAGGTTGGCCGAATAAAGTTACTTTGTCAAAGCCATAACTCATGGTCCATGGATCATGCCCTCACAAGTTGTGTTTTTTCCTAATCAAATCCGTTCatgtaatttttagaattttttgaaCTTGGACAACATGAACATAAACTtgaatttgtataattttacacaataaatgtataattttacaccaaatataataaaaatcaCGCGAATAAATCTGGATTGGACACAACTCAACTTGTGTGAGTCCCTTATGCTTGCTGCATAGGATTCAATTATGTCATTCTAGTACTACTATATTTTAAATTCTCCCTTCTTGTTGTGTGGGAAATGATAGatcattttcaacttcttttttaaattatatacattacatcataaaaaaaattattataacatatgtgaaaaacaaagaaaaagaaaagggaacgTGTAAAACTTGAGACAACAAACTAGAGGTTATCGAATGCAGGGGCAGAGTATGATATAAGCTTGTCATTTCAGCGAATTCCTTTTTCTAACCGGTCCGGTACGTCTGCATCTCTTTACTAAAGAGGCTTGCAAGGGAATCACAATACTTTGGAGCAAGATTTGAGGAATAAAGCTTAATTCGTCGTGACTCATGTTTTGATCCTATCATGCAAACAACCATTTGTGTAGCAGCTATGAGCAAGTATAATATGTGAAACCAAAATCAAAATACATTATTTGCCTTTTTGTGATCTAAAATTCCAAATAATTGACTTTGAGTAGAATAgagaataaaaggaaaaatgaatttgttatataaaaggaaaaataacactcaaaagtaagattaaaAAATGCCCCCAAGCTAAATAGCTAAGAGTTTACGGATTCATGAATTTTACTTCAAAATTCAAgggtgcaaatgaacatgagaCTTTTACTACCACCGTCTTTAACTAAAGATGCAACGGTGTGATGACCAAAGGCTTAAAATTGAGCTAGATGAAAGCATtagtgtttttcttttatttgtatttcttcttttgtGGTACAAATTAAAtctatgttcttttttttttcccacctAGCTCATATGTTACTAGTTTCTCAAATAGAAAGGTAATAATAGTTACAGCATAAATATTTTCCTTTGACTCCAGAATGGTAACATAATATTCAACTAAAGATTGGAGGTCATTTTAGTCTTTTTGTTTGACTTACACTAACATTTCCTTTTGACCACTCGTTATAGGgggcaagtgatgataaaattTTTCAAGGTGCCAAAATGAAACAGGTTTCATACTACAGGGGGCACAGTGTAATTAACGCTGATTGTAACAATAATAGTAAACTATACTCGTTTTAGAGTGTTATAATTTCACGTACTTTTGCTCGactcataattttcttttttatttctgtcattcttaatttcttttattctcaATCTTGTTTTAGAGTGTTAACGCCGTGCGTATTGGTGATTGGGAAGCCattcttcaagaaaaaaaaaaaaagagtaaccCACCCGGTTATTGATAGAGAGGATACAAATCAAGTCTGCAAATACAATCCATATATTAATCCTATTTCTTATTTCACTTCTTAGCATTGTTACATTAATGATGACAAATCAACTAAAAGAGTGATCACACTCGATCTCCTCTTATTTCATCAAGCAAATTAAGGGTTGTACATACCAAACCACCCACACATCCACTGGCTGGAATGGAAATTTTCTAACTTGAACTCATGATGGTTCGATCAAATATCCTCAGTCAATTTCTTCAGTTTCTAATCTGCTCACTTTATGGTGCAGCATAAGCCGATTAGCGAATCGATTAAGACTTCTAGCCACCGGGTTTGTAGGAATTTGGTAGAAAGTGTTTGTAGCTAGTACATACAACTTGGGCAGCCACCATGCATCATTGAATATTGACTTGGCAATGTGCATGTAAAATCTCAACACAAGGACACCACAAATGAATAACCCGATAACAATGAGGAGGGACGTAGTAAGCAAATTCTGGTCTGATATGATACCGACCGCAGCGAGATAGGCGTAGGTCAGAAAAAGCAGAGAAATATGAAGACTATATATATAAGGCCGAGCAGGGAGTGCCCAGAAAACCACCAGAATTGCAGAAACGAAAGCCACAGTATTTCCTCCCATAAAGTCCCTGAAATCGCTGGGGCTCATGATAACTTTTCCAACCACATCATGTTTCACATGCTGTTGTTTTCGAAAATTATATACGTGGAATTTGGTACTGTTACCAGATCGGTTGAATGTCGAGACTTTTTGACTCGGTTCTCCATTCCCTTGCCAAAACCCACCTGGAGGCTGGAGTGCTCCCTGGAAAGTAGCTGTGATAATTAACACGGCTACAACTAAGATAACGTTGCGCATGTCCAGGGACATTTCTTTGTCCACGTGAATTAGGTATCCGATTGGTTTCTCAAAGGGACCCTGTTTTGATTTCAAAAACTCGTGGAGGGGTTCCTTCTTGGGGAGCGAATCTGCAGATCTACCTCCTCGATGTTTCAAGAACTTTCTTATGTTCCCGTTTCGCTTTTGCACTGCGATGTCCAAAGCCGTCAATCTTTTTGAATTCAGTGAATTTCTGTTGACTTTTGAACTTAACTTCTTCACAACCTGTACAAGGACAAGTAATTTCATCTATTAGGCCTAATAACGTTATATAAACAGAAGCCGATAATACCAGCCTATGATCATAGCTATGTATTTTGTCCCCCATAGTCAAAGCCTTTTGCATCCAGTAATACTTTTACCTAATGAAATGAAGTCTCTACCCACCCTATTCAAAATTAGATTGCAGTACTGTTGGAATTGAGTATACATATATTGCTAAATGTCACTCAACTAAAGGGTTCTGAGGCTACTACAATACATGAACATGTTTTCTGGTAGGCACATAATTTTAGTGGTTGCTGCATGATCGATTGTACATACTTGGATGCTATAGGAAATAAACAAGAAACACATATACCTCCAACTGTTCCGTTTCTACTGCAATATGCAATGCAGTATTTCGATCATTGTCCTTGAAACGGAGCACCCTTTCTTTGTTCCTTCTCGAGAGCCATCCCAGGAGGACATCAAGTGCACCGGACTTTCGCTCTTGTACAGCAATATGAACAGCAGACTGGTGCTTAATCGTCAAATCATTGATGGATTTCGGACAAGCACACAAGAACTCAGCCAAAAGTTCCAGATTATCTTCTATGACGGCATAATGCAAAGGAGTCATCCTTGCCCTCCCTTTTACTCGGACCAGCTCGGCGTCTAGCTTTATCAGCGCCGTCGCAGTTTCATTTTTCCTCGCCCTCTCTTCAGGTTCATGTGCTTCTGACATTACTGCCAGATGAAGAGGGCTTAGCCCTTGAGGGTTCAGCTTCTTGGCAAATGACGGCATCAATGTCATCAGTTCAATGGCAAACTCAGTTTGCCCAGCTCTTGCAGCTTTGTGCAAAGGAGTGTCAACATATTCGACCACGTTGATGCTGCTCAAGATTTCAGGAGCCTGCTGAATCAGATCATACAAGGCATCAACATTGCCCTCTCTACTAGCAGCGTTGAGAGCTTCTCTACGAGCAGCGTTAAGAGCTTCCTCCATGAATGTTCCACTCTTTCTAAATATGGGCTTCTATATCTTGTCTAGAAAAAGAATGGCCAGAAATGGAATTATGACTAGGCTGTACGATAGTTTCAAATTAAGGAACAGCAAAGTATGCGTATAAAACTGGTGATATCTCTTTGGAGACACGCTATACATTGATTAGAAGTTGTATATTTATAGTACCTGTTCATAATAGAACATTACACATGCGTGTGATATAGATAAAGATGACGGTACGGATTGATAGAATAAAGTAATCACTTGTGGCGCACGCATGTTTTGTACGCTGTACATAAGAGTCATCTGTTATCACAGTTTTGGTTTTCATTGTTACTGCTCCTGTCATGCCATGCAAATTGCCATTTCTTTTTTAGCAGCTCTGAGCAATTCTGATATGTCAAAACGTTGCTCGCAATGCTAATTATATTGTTCAAGATAAACTACATGAGGCATAATTTTCTCTAAAACTGGTTTACTAATGAGCAATTTACCAGATGGAGTGGTTTAGTTACCTTCACGGCTTGTTCGGAACATATACTTTGTACAGACAAAAGTCAGTAATTGACTTTGAGTGGAACACAGTTAAATAATATATACGAATCTTGGAACAGCAGGATCGAATAGTTGAAGCAGATTAAGAGAAACTTTATGTATCTTCATGCCATTTgaatacatttttatttttaacacAATTTCATGAGTTTCTTATTGAGGACTTTTGTCGTATTTGTTTGAAAATATTATCATTACTTACAACCCTCAAATTTGAGCAAGTACATGGGTTGGGGAAGAGAATTTAAGGCAAGCTCGCAACGTTAGAAATGTACATGGCTTCAATTAGAGCTTTCAGAAATACAACTATTCAGAACATGGTCATATTCGACTAGTtcgaattaaaaaaaaaaaccgattGTTTAATAAACGAATGGAATGCAAACATAATATTAGACTCATTTAATAATTGAGTTGAATATAAACCTGTTCGCGAGTAACTATCGTTATGGTAACTAAACAGTTTTTACCTAATATAACATGTTATTATATTTTTAGTGATCATTTGATTACCTGTTGGACCAATCCACCTAAGTAGGATAATGCCTAAAAATAAGAATGTAAGTTTCTCATCTAAAATAGGAAGTTAACCGTAATAATTAGTAACTTTTGtgtctcaaaaagtaaattggaataaatatgaaacttactttttaaagagataaattactattttatatcCCAAACATACTTTTgagagagtaagtttagttcaagtaatagtaagtttttatacataaatagtaattcttacttataacatagtaaatttgattaatgaccAAAACTTACTAATTTATGGCACAAATGTACtattttgcttaaaaaacttataCCAAACCAATCACTACTACAAAAATGTCCTTTTATGACATTTAAAAGCGTCATTATAGCTTAATGTAATGACGTTTGATCTATAATGACGCTCTGCTAGAAACGTCGTCCATTTCAGCGTCACTATAAGTTTTATGACAGTTACACGAGTCATAATTTATAGTTCTGTTGGCATTTGTAAACGTCATTATTTATCGTTTTAATGACACTTTCAAATGACAAGAAATGCTAGAGAAGAGTTAAGGTTATATGAATCTAAAGTGATACTCTTAACTGTCATATATTGGATCTATCTTGACGCTTCTATTGTGTAAGTACAATAAGATATTATGACACATTTGCAATATAAGTAGAATGAAATATTATGACACTTTTATGGTGTAACTAGATTAGGTTGTTCTGACACTTGTtaacatgaaattttgtgaatattATGAACCGCAAAAATCGAAGTGGTGACACTTTTAAGTGTCAATACATCATATTGCATTAGCCCTGTATACCATCCGGATTTTTATACCCAAAAGTAGAAATCAAATTTCATCCTGCCTGCACAATGTAGATTCTAATTTTTGGAATAATAAAGTTATTAGTACCACCTTATAAAAGAAAACCAAAGTGATTTACGTTTTCATAGTAGTTAGTGCAATACAATCAACCAAACTGGTGCAAAAGTACATCATCCAAGCAACTTACATGGCTGCTATGTCAACAAATTACATGGTAATTTAGAGATTTTTCAACAGTTATGAGTATTGCAGTAGCATTGCCAATACATATCAAAGAAGCAATAGTTCAACAAGAGCGCAACAAAAAACGCCTTGACAATGTCTTCAAAAAATAGCC from Coffea eugenioides isolate CCC68of chromosome 8, Ceug_1.0, whole genome shotgun sequence encodes the following:
- the LOC113780828 gene encoding ankyrin repeat-containing protein BDA1-like yields the protein MEEALNAARREALNAASREGNVDALYDLIQQAPEILSSINVVEYVDTPLHKAARAGQTEFAIELMTLMPSFAKKLNPQGLSPLHLAVMSEAHEPEERARKNETATALIKLDAELVRVKGRARMTPLHYAVIEDNLELLAEFLCACPKSINDLTIKHQSAVHIAVQERKSGALDVLLGWLSRRNKERVLRFKDNDRNTALHIAVETEQLEVVKKLSSKVNRNSLNSKRLTALDIAVQKRNGNIRKFLKHRGGRSADSLPKKEPLHEFLKSKQGPFEKPIGYLIHVDKEMSLDMRNVILVVAVLIITATFQGALQPPGGFWQGNGEPSQKVSTFNRSGNSTKFHVYNFRKQQHVKHDVVGKVIMSPSDFRDFMGGNTVAFVSAILVVFWALPARPYIYSLHISLLFLTYAYLAAVGIISDQNLLTTSLLIVIGLFICGVLVLRFYMHIAKSIFNDAWWLPKLYVLATNTFYQIPTNPVARSLNRFANRLMLHHKVSRLETEEID